In Deferribacteraceae bacterium V6Fe1, one genomic interval encodes:
- a CDS encoding protein phosphatase CheZ codes for MAEELKDIGELIEIAKKINSGEYDITNISINPESELFEIAKYFSDAVKKLSEVSNTMEDSFDDLPLFEKVLTEVINDTKKASEEILNLSDNINFILDEVKENIKLLKDYVHSGDFEHALGVIDRILDKTIEGQDVSFDMIATLEFQDISKQKIDKLIRIIKVLERKVGELVIKLGLKDNKIDINTLNRAGNIDEILNDQDIVDALLKEFGN; via the coding sequence ATGGCTGAAGAGCTAAAAGATATTGGCGAACTTATTGAAATAGCCAAAAAAATTAACAGTGGCGAATACGATATAACAAATATTTCCATTAATCCTGAAAGTGAGCTTTTTGAAATAGCAAAATATTTCAGTGACGCTGTAAAAAAACTTTCCGAAGTAAGCAATACAATGGAAGATTCTTTTGATGATTTGCCATTATTTGAAAAAGTATTAACTGAAGTTATAAATGATACAAAAAAAGCATCGGAAGAGATATTAAATCTATCTGATAACATTAATTTTATCTTAGATGAAGTAAAAGAAAACATTAAGCTTTTGAAAGATTATGTCCATTCAGGTGATTTTGAACATGCCCTTGGAGTTATAGATAGAATATTAGATAAGACAATTGAAGGGCAAGATGTCTCATTTGATATGATTGCCACATTGGAATTTCAGGATATTTCCAAGCAAAAAATTGATAAACTTATAAGGATAATAAAAGTTTTAGAAAGAAAAGTGGGTGAGCTTGTTATTAAACTTGGATTAAAAGATAACAAAATTGACATAAATACTCTAAACAGAGCCGGAAATATAGATGAAATCTTGAACGACCAAGATATAGTTGACGCTCTTTTGAAAGAGTTTGGTAATTAA
- a CDS encoding response regulator, whose product MAYNHKIITVDDSSTMRRIIKNTLIKIGFSNILEAGNGIEALEVLAQNNVDLIITDWNMPEMDGLTFVKTLRAKDQYKEIPILMVTTEAAKEDILTALKSGVNNYVVKPFTPDILQEKVFKLLGL is encoded by the coding sequence ATGGCCTACAACCACAAAATCATTACTGTTGATGATTCATCCACAATGAGACGTATTATAAAAAATACACTTATAAAAATCGGTTTTTCAAATATATTGGAAGCCGGCAACGGTATTGAAGCACTGGAAGTTTTAGCACAAAACAATGTAGACTTAATCATTACTGACTGGAATATGCCTGAGATGGATGGGCTTACTTTTGTAAAAACTTTAAGAGCTAAAGATCAGTACAAGGAGATACCTATTTTAATGGTCACCACAGAAGCTGCAAAAGAAGACATACTTACAGCCCTTAAAAGCGGAGTCAATAACTACGTAGTAAAGCCTTTTACTCCAGATATTTTACAGGAGAAAGTATTTAAGCTATTGGGACTTTAA
- a CDS encoding FliA/WhiG family RNA polymerase sigma factor, with protein MTGYDKYLDKISAEDQNTLAEEFIPKIKSWVIRISQTLPSSVDLDELYSAACLGLVESFKRFDKSRNVEFKAFAERRIKGAILDALRQMDVLPRNLRTKVKSLETKIAELSTKLGRKPNAEELAEYTNMELDEVFNLLQVLENNQVISLNNSVGDDNETDLVDFIKGTFLNPEEAIEKEELIGLLSDAIDKLNEKEKAVITLYYYEELTMKEIGEVLNITESRTSQIHSAAVAKLKKRLKGAFYGN; from the coding sequence GTGACAGGTTATGACAAATATTTAGATAAAATTTCCGCTGAAGACCAAAATACTCTCGCTGAAGAGTTTATCCCTAAAATAAAAAGCTGGGTAATCAGAATCTCCCAAACTTTACCCTCATCGGTAGACCTTGACGAACTTTATTCAGCCGCATGTCTGGGACTGGTTGAAAGCTTTAAACGATTTGATAAGTCAAGAAATGTTGAATTTAAAGCATTTGCTGAAAGAAGGATTAAAGGGGCAATTTTAGACGCCCTGAGGCAAATGGATGTCTTACCGAGAAACCTTAGAACAAAAGTAAAATCTCTTGAAACAAAGATAGCTGAACTTTCTACTAAATTAGGAAGAAAACCTAACGCAGAAGAGCTTGCAGAATATACTAATATGGAACTTGATGAAGTTTTTAACTTGTTACAAGTTCTTGAAAACAACCAGGTTATTAGTCTAAACAACTCTGTAGGGGATGATAATGAAACAGACCTGGTAGACTTTATAAAAGGAACTTTTCTAAATCCTGAAGAAGCTATTGAAAAAGAAGAGCTTATAGGTTTATTATCAGATGCAATTGACAAGCTTAACGAAAAAGAAAAAGCTGTAATTACATTATATTATTATGAAGAGCTTACAATGAAAGAAATAGGTGAAGTATTAAATATAACCGAATCGAGAACTTCGCAAATACATTCAGCAGCTGTGGCAAAACTGAAAAAAAGATTGAAAGGAGCATTCTATGGCAATTAG
- the fliM gene encoding flagellar motor switch protein FliM, whose amino-acid sequence MADILSQEEIDALLSTVAVDGIEEKQEDTLSYVPKKVSVYDFRRPDRVSKEQLRSIRNLHDKFARNFSSVFSNYLRTITDINLVSVDQMTYGEFLMSLPDPTSFNVISMIPLEGNAVLEINPSIVFPIVDKLLGGPGQPLYKIREMTSLEQNIIQSVIALILNELEDIWKQIIPNIKFKREISENSPQVVQIVAQNEVVVLVVFEVKFGEVTGMINLCLPAITLEPILGKINSQDWLIGAKKMKGGQHESKIIELLQEIKIPVYAELGKTTLLVQEILDLATDDVVVLDRKSNQDIKINVNNLESFLGEPGIVGVKKGIKIKKIIAELSSEKSITTEQR is encoded by the coding sequence GTGGCAGATATTTTAAGCCAAGAAGAAATTGATGCTCTACTATCGACAGTTGCTGTAGACGGTATCGAAGAAAAACAGGAAGATACTTTAAGCTATGTCCCTAAAAAAGTATCCGTCTATGATTTTAGAAGACCTGACAGAGTCTCAAAAGAACAGTTGCGCTCTATCAGAAACTTACACGATAAATTTGCCAGAAACTTCAGCTCCGTATTTTCAAACTACTTAAGGACAATAACAGATATAAATTTGGTAAGTGTAGACCAAATGACCTATGGTGAATTTCTAATGTCACTACCTGACCCAACAAGCTTTAATGTAATAAGTATGATACCGCTCGAAGGAAATGCCGTTCTTGAAATAAATCCATCTATCGTTTTCCCTATAGTTGATAAGCTATTAGGAGGTCCAGGTCAGCCTTTATATAAAATTCGCGAAATGACATCTTTAGAACAAAATATTATACAAAGTGTTATTGCTCTGATACTTAATGAGCTTGAAGATATATGGAAACAAATTATCCCTAACATCAAATTTAAAAGAGAAATAAGTGAAAACAGTCCTCAAGTTGTCCAAATTGTTGCTCAAAACGAAGTGGTCGTACTTGTAGTATTTGAGGTGAAATTCGGAGAAGTTACCGGTATGATAAATTTATGTCTGCCTGCAATTACTTTAGAGCCTATACTTGGTAAAATAAACTCTCAAGATTGGCTTATCGGAGCCAAAAAGATGAAAGGTGGACAGCACGAAAGTAAAATTATTGAGCTATTGCAAGAAATTAAAATTCCTGTCTATGCTGAGCTTGGTAAAACAACCCTGTTAGTTCAAGAAATCCTTGACCTTGCTACTGACGATGTGGTTGTACTTGATAGAAAGTCAAATCAAGATATTAAGATAAATGTTAACAACTTGGAAAGTTTTCTTGGAGAGCCCGGTATTGTGGGAGTGAAAAAAGGGATAAAAATAAAAAAGATTATTGCGGAGTTAAGCAGTGAAAAATCAATTACAACCGAACAGAGATAG
- the fliN gene encoding flagellar motor switch protein FliN, translating to MKNQLQPNRDSNLYKFFDLFGEVFSNSVGTIISKPLIYEVADIFESDAETVENESKGKAGIYFSDKGNSVNGLLIFDIKLITAFADIMLMGEGNGADDLNPDLIDAVKELASQGVSAVNVPFQEKFGTKISFEVTKVEKIEKITIDSDLLVQNYKISYDNNEEVYQLVISDSIKNILGKEQENTQDNDFDFDEMPGFEDTPKKSSNSFAQSYDGNIEMLLDVEIPVSVRIGSTKMFLKDIVGIGPGNIIELDNYADEPIELLVNNKPIARGEVVIVDGFFGIRIKEIISREERLKKLRDA from the coding sequence GTGAAAAATCAATTACAACCGAACAGAGATAGTAACCTTTACAAATTTTTTGACTTATTTGGGGAAGTATTTTCAAACAGTGTAGGCACGATAATAAGTAAGCCTCTAATTTATGAGGTTGCGGATATTTTTGAATCGGATGCTGAAACAGTTGAGAATGAAAGTAAAGGGAAGGCAGGAATATATTTCAGTGATAAAGGAAACAGTGTCAACGGACTGTTAATATTTGATATTAAATTAATAACGGCTTTTGCTGACATTATGCTTATGGGTGAAGGGAACGGGGCAGATGATTTGAATCCTGATTTAATAGATGCAGTAAAAGAGCTTGCATCACAAGGGGTATCAGCGGTAAATGTCCCATTTCAAGAAAAATTTGGGACTAAAATTTCATTTGAAGTTACTAAAGTTGAAAAAATAGAAAAAATAACAATTGATAGTGATTTGTTAGTTCAAAACTATAAAATTTCATACGATAATAATGAAGAGGTTTACCAACTGGTTATTTCAGATTCAATAAAAAATATTTTGGGTAAAGAACAAGAGAATACACAAGATAACGATTTTGATTTTGATGAAATGCCCGGATTTGAGGACACTCCTAAAAAATCATCAAATAGCTTTGCGCAGTCTTATGACGGAAATATTGAAATGCTTCTTGATGTTGAAATCCCTGTCAGTGTAAGGATAGGCTCTACAAAAATGTTTTTGAAAGATATTGTGGGGATAGGCCCAGGTAATATTATTGAGCTTGACAATTATGCTGATGAGCCTATAGAGCTACTGGTAAATAACAAGCCGATTGCAAGGGGTGAAGTAGTTATTGTAGACGGATTCTTTGGAATCAGGATAAAAGAGATTATCAGCCGCGAAGAAAGATTAAAAAAATTAAGGGATGCATAA
- a CDS encoding chemotaxis response regulator protein-glutamate methylesterase — MAIRLLVVDDSAFMRKAIENMLQKAPDIQIVGFGRNGKEAVELAEKLRPDVITLDIEMPIMDGLEALSQIMSKCPTSVIMVSSLTSEGAEATIKALELGAVDFLTKDKSFASFGVMKLEDQIIEKIRQFATKKHFRIPTAKPKQSIQPKTTFTPTAVKAGSGNKRIVAIGTSTGGPQSLQKVIPLLPSSLNKPVLVVQHMPPNFTASLANRLNTLSQLTVVEAQGKEKLEPNTVYIAKGGFHLKIKKIGTNYYTDVTNEPSNMLHIPSVDIMVESVSENFGRDALGVIMTGMGSDGLKGLQKLKGLGGAVIAQNQETCVVYGMPRAVVEAGIADEVVPLESIADTIVNYCK, encoded by the coding sequence ATGGCAATTAGACTGCTTGTAGTCGATGATTCCGCTTTTATGAGAAAAGCGATTGAAAACATGTTACAAAAAGCACCTGACATACAAATTGTTGGTTTTGGAAGAAATGGTAAAGAGGCTGTCGAGCTTGCCGAAAAGTTAAGACCTGATGTTATCACCCTTGATATTGAAATGCCTATTATGGATGGACTTGAGGCTCTAAGTCAAATTATGTCAAAATGCCCTACTTCTGTTATTATGGTAAGTTCACTTACTTCCGAAGGGGCTGAAGCCACTATAAAAGCGCTTGAACTTGGTGCAGTTGACTTTCTGACAAAAGATAAGTCATTTGCAAGTTTCGGTGTAATGAAGCTGGAAGATCAAATTATCGAAAAAATTAGACAATTTGCAACGAAAAAACATTTTAGAATACCAACTGCTAAACCGAAACAATCAATACAGCCTAAAACTACATTTACACCTACTGCTGTAAAAGCCGGTAGCGGTAATAAAAGAATAGTAGCTATTGGCACCTCAACGGGTGGTCCCCAGTCTTTGCAAAAGGTTATACCGCTGCTTCCGTCATCATTAAACAAGCCTGTACTGGTTGTCCAACATATGCCACCTAATTTTACAGCTTCCCTTGCAAACAGGCTAAATACGCTTAGTCAACTTACGGTTGTTGAAGCTCAAGGAAAAGAAAAACTTGAACCAAATACAGTTTACATTGCAAAAGGTGGATTTCATCTAAAGATTAAAAAAATTGGGACGAATTATTATACAGATGTGACTAATGAGCCATCTAATATGTTACACATTCCAAGTGTGGATATTATGGTGGAGTCCGTTTCAGAAAATTTTGGACGGGATGCTTTAGGAGTAATAATGACCGGTATGGGAAGTGACGGATTGAAAGGTTTGCAAAAGTTAAAAGGTTTGGGTGGTGCTGTTATAGCTCAAAATCAAGAAACATGCGTAGTTTACGGTATGCCAAGAGCTGTAGTTGAAGCTGGTATTGCAGATGAAGTTGTGCCCCTTGAATCTATTGCTGATACCATTGTCAACTACTGCAAGTAA